The following proteins come from a genomic window of Astatotilapia calliptera chromosome 11, fAstCal1.2, whole genome shotgun sequence:
- the LOC113031913 gene encoding complement C4-like — MMCHIFVIQLLIWIVECSAQNRFIISAPNVFHVGVNEKVFVQMETCNRPVSLYLEDEVSNTILSEKGNASCREKTELVKLKLNMDSLLRLPQFPSYVMLVAESQSFTPNRKLTRVLVSKHRGYIFIQTAQPIYNPADRVKYRIFTLDHTMRPHEEPVHISVINAAGNKILKIMKIAKGGVHQDSFPIPEISRTGTWKITAHYENDEANAAFREFKVQKFILPSFDVNIAMDQRYILLTDEELQFTISAMYTHGEKVKGAYHCQIGVVKKHGSSDQKTTFIKGLELTGSVKDGNAKVSLWLNETNAKLQNQLSTTVSKMQENGDQLYLRVFVTNIQSGEIQEAEVYLRIFAHKYTIDLSRTRSHFIPGYPLDMVVLVRLPDGSPAAGVPVNINLPTSQPWEGTTDQDGALFNTFNVHYKADFTVEVSTNGLRERKIMRRASSQHDSYLYMTFTSRIYSVNEFLTITFNTINSPRSGYIHYMVLSRGIVVNTGSLPLGISAKHQLQITHNMVPSFRVIGYYHNTNGHVIADSVWVDVRDECELNVKVQPKGPFAPKTQSKIDFDLHGNRAKVALLAVDKAFYALNADNKLTPKQVFSTMNSYDLGCSYGGGPDSASVLLDAGLAAVSNDLSVWRKDFGCASPSVRQRRSVDLEQEMMTLKLNYTEESLQECCVHGFSRIPMERTCQERADRVLLVKKNPTCAEVFLRCCLEAERLRQKMIQEELQKGFGRSATADDIEDFFLDTSQYIRRYFPPSFEFVEFEVTNKRTYSLLLPDSITTWEIQVVTLSPSTGFCVVKPEEIRAFKTSFVSLRLPSFVKKFEQLSVSPVIYNYDDSELQVAVHMEQTEGLCSPGSATTSSYVNITLAPQSSQFVSFSAVPMVAGPIPIKIRLYDMENSFGIDAIEKTLNVQMEGFEKREEEETIVLNLDGRSSKTLIIDGSLPDDTVPDSSSNIFVSVEGKGFGSSFARKLLSPEKIAKMIVLPTGCLEQTMSKLAPTVLAVRYLDLSNQWLELPPGSRDDALNKIEHGYTWVMTKWGTKADGSYGSFYTMPHSSNWVTALVVKIFSLVAQRQTAVFGLQGRINKVVPEINIRKPVKYLLKIQNTQDGSFSDPNPVIHRGVLKGKNQDASMTAFMTIALYRSLEFLQLEVRNDVEASILRSTSYLLSHLAELQHPYAIAITAYCLSVCLPEGTDHSRTWAKLKAGAVKRKDGCSFWPSDDNQKVDAITVETTAYALLTAVQLGHVKEADEIACWLNSQENYYGGFKSTQDTLVALEALAEYELKKSASSETRMKAEFTSPTRNEIVTLQLENKKERVETDLKKFTGNKITANLTGKGEIKFKIVKAYHLLEPKDECDQVSISVRVEGKVKYTAPILENYEYYDYDDAKQDQEDLGRTAIEGSDAHTRYRRTVDNNLSTKEAVTYTVCVRQKSNLTGMAIADITLLSGFKAETKTLERLMEPSEQYISHFEESFGKVLLYFNELFKSEECISFEATQQVPVGLLQPAPVSFYDYYEPNRKCTVFYSAPQRSKMVSTLCSEDVCQCAERPCHKLQDTFNRRRRIRKINRVQHACFFPIVDYAYIVEVTSISVKSNFELYTTSVIDVLRSNNDASVSKNSVRVFAKRVHCKGKLHLEKQYLIMGKDGTTKDSSGMMQYLLESNTWVEKKPSVECSKSVNKYVCKEFDEFVDEYKVDGCRQ, encoded by the exons CTAAACATGGATTCTTTGTTAAGATTGCCTCAATTTCCTTCTTACGTTATGCTCGTGGCAGAGAGCCAATCCTTCACACCCAACAGGAAGTTAACAAGGGTTCTGGTGTCAAAACACAGGGGCTACATCTTCATTCAGACAGCTCAGCCAATTTATAACCCAGCAGACAGAg TGAAGTACAGAATCTTCACTCTTGACCACACGATGAGGCCTCATGAGGAACCTGTCCACATATCAGTAATT AATGCTGCTGGAAACAAAATACTGAAAATCATGAAGATTGCAAAGGGAGGAGTACATCAAGACTCATTCCCCATACCTGAAATCTCTCG AACGGGTACGTGGAAGATTACTGCACACTATGAAAATGATGAAGCAAATGCTGCCTTCAGAGAGTTCAAAGTTCAGAAATTTA TTTTACCAAGCTTTGATGTGAACATCGCAATGGATCAGAGATACATTTTGTTGACTGATGAAGAGCTTCAATTCACCATCTCAGCAAT GTACACACATGGTGAAAAGGTTAAAGGAGCTTATCACTGCCAAATTGGAGTTGTAAAAAAACATGGCTCCAGTGATCAGAAAACCACTTTTATCAAGGGTCTAGAGCTGACTGGTTCG GTCAAAGATGGAAATGCAAAGGTTTCTCTTTGGTTAAATGAGACAAATGCAAAACTTCAGAACCAGCTGAGCACAACTGTCTCTAAGATGCAGGAAAATGGAGATCAACTCTATTTGAGAGTGTTTGTTACCAACATACAAA GTGGTGAAATACAAGAGGCAGAAGTTTACCTGCGAATCTTCGCCCACAAATACACGATAGACCTCTCTCGAACTCGATCTCATTTTATTCCTGGATATCCACTGGACATGGTG GTGCTCGTGCGTTTGCCAGATGGCTCTCCAGCAGCTGGTGTGCCAGTAAATATTAATCTACCAACATCACAGCCTTGGGAAGGCACCACTGATCAAGACGGGGCACTGTTCAATACTTTTAATGTTCATTATAAAGCTGATTTTACAGTTGAA GTTTCTACAAATGGATTacgagagagaaaaataatgcGACGTGCTTCCTCTCAACATGACAGCTACCTTTACATGACTTTTACCAGCAGGATCTACTCTGTGAATGAATTCCTTACCATAACATTCAACACCATCAACAGCCCACGCAGTGGATATATACACTACATG GTCTTAAGCCGGGGAATTGTAGTaaacaccggctcactcccacTTGGTATATCAGCTAAACACCAACTGCAGATAACACATAATATGGTTCCATCGTTCCGTGTGATTGGCTACTATCACAACACTAACGGTCACGTCATAGCTGATTCAGTGTGGGTAGATGTCAGGGATGAATGTGAGCTAAATGTCAAG GTTCAACCCAAAGGTCCATTTGCACCTAAAACACAATCAAAGATAGACTTTGATCTACATGGGAACAGAGCAAAAGTGGCTTTGCTGGCTGTGGATAAGGCCTTCTACGCTCTCAATGCTGACAATAAACTCACACCCAAACAG GTATTCTCTACTATGAACTCATATGATCTGGGTTGTTCCTATGGTGGTGGACCTGACTCAGCATCAGTTCTGTTAGACGCTGGCTTGGCTGCTGTATCTAACGATCTGTCTGTATGGAGAAAGG ACTTTGGCTGTGCTTCACCATCTGTGCGACAAAGACGCTCAGTGGACCTTGAACAGGAAATGATGACCTTAA AACTGAACTACACAGAGGAAAGCCTGCAAGAGTGTTGTGTTCATGGATTTTCTCGAATCCCAATGGAGCGAACTTGTCAGGAAAGAGCAGATCGGGTCCTTctagtgaaaaaaaatccaacttgTGCTGAAGTCTTTTTAAGGTGCTGCCTTGAAGCCGAGCGTCTAAGACAAAAAATGATCCAAGAAGAACTCCAAAAAGGATTTGGCAGGA gtgcAACCGCTGATGATATCGAAGACTTCTTCTTGGACACGTCTCAATACATTCGAAGATATTTTCCCCCAAGCTTTGAATTTGTAGAATTTGAAGTCACCAACAAAAGAAC CTACTCATTGCTCCTTCCTGATTCCATCACCACATGGGAGATTCAGGTTGTCACATTATCTCCATCCACCG GTTTCTGTGTCGTTAAGCCAGAGGAGATCAGAGCCTTTAAGACGTCATTTGTGTCTCTGAGACTGCCCTCATTTGTGAAAAAATTTGAGCAGCTGTCGGTTTCACCTGTTATCTACAACTATGATGACTCCGAACTGCAG GTGGCAGTGCACATGGAACAAACTGAAGGGCTTTGCTCTCCTGGTTCAGCCACCACCTCATCTTACGTTAACATTACTCTTGCACCCCAATCCTCTCAGTTTGTCTCCTTCTCTGCTGTGCCCATGGTCGCTGGTCCAATACCCATCAAAATACGTCTCTATGATATGGAGAATAGCTTCGGAATAGATGCAATAgaaaaaactttgaatgtgCAG ATGGAAGGATttgaaaagagagaagaagaagaaaccatAGTCCTCAACTTAGATG GGAGAAGCTCAAAGACCTTGATCATTGATGGATCCTTACCAGATGACACAGTCCCTGACTCCAGCTCCAATATATTTGTTTCAGTAGAAG GGAAGGGATTTGGCAGTTCATTTGCACGAAAACTTCTTTCTCCTGAAAAAATTGCTAAGATGATCGTTTTGCCAACTGGATGTTTAGAGCAGACAATGTCAAAACTGGCTCCCACAGTTCTAGCTGTCCGGTACCTTGACTTGAGCAATCAGTGGCTTGAGCTGCCTCCTGGAAGCAGAGATGATGCTCTTAATAAAATTGAGCATG GCTATACGTGGGTTATGACAAAATGGGGAACCAAAGCTGATGGATCTTATGGCTCATTCTATACAATGCCACACAGCAGTAATTG gGTGACTGCCCTTGTagtgaaaatattttcattggTGGCACAACGCCAAACAGCCGTTTTTGGACTGCAGGGTCGAATTAATAAAGTTGTGCCAGAAATAAATATCAGGAAACCAGTCAAATACCTGCTCAAAATACAGAATACTCAGGATGGGTCGTTCAGTGATCCAAATCCTGTGATACACAGAGGAGTCCTG AAAGGCAAAAACCAAGATGCATCCATGACTGCGTTTATGACTATTGCATTGTACCGGTCCCTTGAATTCCTCCAGCTTGAAGTGCGAAATGATGTG GAAGCAAGTATTTTGAGATCGACATCATATCTCCTATCACACCTAGCGGAGCTTCAGCATCCCTATGCCATTGCCATTACAGCCTATTGCCTCTCAGTGTGCCTGCCAGAAGGAACAGATCATTCACGTACATGGGCAAAACTTAAAGCAGGGGCTGTTAAAA GGAAAGATGGCTGTTCTTTCTGGCCATCTGATGATAACCAAAAGGTGGATGCTATCACAGTAGAGACAACAGCCTATGCTCTCCTAACTGCAGTTCAGCTTGGGCATGTGAAAGAGGCTGATGAAATAGCCTGCTGGTTAAACTCCCAAGAAAACTATTATGGAGGCTTCAAGTCAACACAG GATACCCTCGTGGCCCTGGAAGCCCTCGCGGAGTATGAGCTAAAGAAATCTGCCAGTTCTGAAACAAGAATGAAAGCAGAGTTCACATCCCCAACAAGGAATGAAATTGTAACACTTCAACTGGAAAATAAGAAGGAAAGAGTGGAAACTGACTTGAAG AAATTTACAGGGAACAAAATCACTGCAAATCTGACTGGAAAAGGAGAAATTAAGTTTAAA ATTGTTAAGGCTTACCATTTATTGGAACCCAAGGATGAATGTGACCAGGTGTCTATCAGTGTCAGAGTGGAGGGGAAAGTGAAGTACACTG CTCCGATATTAGAAAATTATGAATACTATGACTACGATGATGCAAAACAAGACCAGGAAGACCTGGGACGAACAGCCATTGAGGGGTCTGATGCTCACACCCGATACAGGAGAACTGTTGATAACAACTTAAGTACAAAAGAGGCTGTTACCTACACTGTCTGTGTCAG GCAGAAGAGCAATCTTACAGGAATGGCCATTGCTGACATCACATTACTGAGTGGATTTAAGGCTGAAACTAAAACTTTGGAGAGG CTAATGGAGCCATCTGAGCAATACATTTCCCATTTTGAGGAGTCTTTTGGAAAAGTTCTGCTCTACTTCAATGAG CTTTTTAAATCTGAGGAATGTATTAGTTTTGAAGCTACACAGCAGGTACCGGTTGGTCTTCTACAGCCTGCTCCAGTCTCGTTCTATGATTATTATGAACCAA aTCGAAAGTGTACTGTGTTCTATTCTGCACCGCAAAGAAGCAAAATGGTCTCCACATTGTGTTCGGAGGACGTGTGCCAATGCGCAGAAA gACCTTGTCATAAACTACAAGATACATTCAATCGAAGAAGAAGAATTAGGAAGATTAACCGTGTCCAACATGCTTGCTTCTTCCCTATCGTAGATTATG catACATTGTTGAGGTCACCAGCATTTCTGTGAAGAGTAACTTTGAGCTGTACACTACTTCTGTAATTGACGTTCTCAGATCAA ATAACGATGCGTCAGTGAGTAAGAACTCAGTCCGAGTGTTTGCTAAGAGGGTTCACTGCAAAGGAAAATTACACTTGGAAAAACAGTATCTCATCATGGGCAAAGATGGCACGACAAAAGATTCAAGTGGAAT gaTGCAGTATCTGCTGGAATCAAACACGTGGGTTGAAAAGAAACCTTCAGTAGAATGTAGTAAAAGTGTCAATAAATATGTTTGCAAGGAGTTTGATGAGTTTGTAGATGAGTACAAGGTGGATGGCTGCAGACAGTGA